A genomic window from Vitis riparia cultivar Riparia Gloire de Montpellier isolate 1030 chromosome 16, EGFV_Vit.rip_1.0, whole genome shotgun sequence includes:
- the LOC117933562 gene encoding D-xylose-proton symporter-like 2 isoform X2 — protein sequence MIFIISEVGKSSGEIDGMQEPLIDGVGSSENYSVAAAILPFLFPALGGLLYGYDIGATSCALISIESSSLSGISWYDLSSVQIGLTTSGSLYGALIGSVLAFNIADFFGRRRELILAALLYLVGALVTAVAPSFVIMVIGRFVFGIGIGLSMHAAPMYIAETAPTQIRGRLISLKEFFIVLGMVVGYTVGSLLVDMVSGWRYMYGVSSPLSVIMGIGMWWLPASPRWLLLRAIQGKGNMQDLKENAIFCLCRLRGPAIGDSAPAQVDGILDELSSSEETKEASLGEMFHGKCLKALIIGGGLVLFQQITGQPSVLYYAASILESAGFSGASDATRVSILVGLLKLIMTAVAVLVVDKVGRRPLLLGGVSGIVISLFLLGSYYIYLGDVPAVAVIALLLYVGCYQLSFGPIGWLMISEIFPLRVRGRGLSIAVLVNFGANAIVTFSFSPLKALLGAGVLFYGFGVIAVLSLLFIFFFIPETKGLSLEEIEAKLL from the exons ATGATTTTCATTATCTCTGAG GTGGGAAAATCATCCGGGGAAATAGATGGAATGCAGGAGCCTCTCATCGATGGGGTTGGCTCATCGGAGAACTATTCTGTTGCTGCTGCTATCCTTCC ATTTCTATTCCCAGCCCTTGGAGGACTACTATACGGCTATGACATTGGTGCCACATCTTGTGCTCTAATTTCTATAGAG TCATCTTCATTAAGTGGAATCTCATGGTACGACTTGTCTTCTGTGCAAATTGGTCTCACA ACTAGTGGCTCATTATATGGTGCCTTGATTGGCTCTGTCTTGGCTTTTAATATTGCCGACTTCTTTG GAAGAAGGAGGGAGTTGATTCTTGCTGCTTTACTGTATCTTGTTGGAGCTCTAGTAACAGCAGTGGCACCTAGCTTCGTTATTATGGTGATTGGGCGTTTTGTATTTGGTATAGGAATTGGACTG TCAATGCATGCGGCCCCGATGTACATTGCTGAGACTGCTCCAACTCAAATACGAGGTCGACTAATCTCTCTCAAAGAGTTTTTTATAGTTTTGGGGATGGTT GTAGGCTATACAGTTGGTAGCCTTTTAGTTGACATGGTTTCCGGTTGGCGCTATATGTATGGAGTTAGTAGTCCTTTATCAGTGATTATGGGAATCGGAATGTGGTGGCTTCCAGCATCGCCTAGATGGTTACTTTTACGTGCTATACAGGGAAAAGGCAATATGCAGGATTTAAAAGAGAATGCCATATTTTGCTTGTGTCGGTTGAGGGGTCCAGCTATTGGGGATTCAGCTCCTGCTCAAGTAGATGGGATTCTAGATGAGCTTTCATCCAGCGAGGAAACAAAAGAAGCTTCACTTGGGGAAATGTTCCATGGAAAATGCTTGAAAGCCCTTATCATTGGTGGAGGATTAGTCTTATTTCAGCAG ATTACAGGGCAACCAAGTGTGCTATATTATGCGGCATCAATCCTTGAG AGTGCAGGATTCTCAGGAGCATCTGATGCAACACGTGTATCGATATTAGTTGGTTTATTGAAG ttGATTATGACTGCAGTGGCCGTCCTTGTTGTTGATAAAGTTGGAAGAAGACCTTTACTACTTGGAGGTGTTTCTGGCATC gTAATCTCATTATTCCTTCTGGGATCATATTATATTTACTTAGGTGATGTGCCTGCTGTGGCGGTGATTGCTCTGCTGTTGTATGTTGGGTGCTATCAG TTATCCTTCGGTCCTATTGGTTGGTTGATGATTTCCGAAATTTTCCCCTTACGTGTGAGAGGGCGAGGACTAAGCATTGCAGTGCTCGTGAACTTTGGTGCAAATGCAATAGTAACATTTTCGTTTTCCCCTCTGAAG GCACTGCTGGGAGCTGGAGTTTTGTTTTATGGATTTGGAGTCATAGCTGTGTTGTCTCTTCTTTTCATATTCTTCTTTATACCTGAAACAAAGGGACTCAGTCTTGAAGAAATTGAAGCCAAACTCCTCTAA
- the LOC117933003 gene encoding uncharacterized protein LOC117933003 translates to MAKFNVVQKRRRAEKAQRKRAIHGDPVSAKLKNKPQPLSLSGKRKRKLFKRWRREQKEALEKGIVSMEDVEMAVSQGTSEETDKNSTKFHLKKSVKLKHLKRKGSRGKNKIKPSKQAAAEVPVEDAMIE, encoded by the exons ATGGCGAAGTTCAACGTGGTACAGAAGAGGAGGAGAGCCGAGAAGGCACAGAGAAAGCGAGCGATTCACGGCGATCCGGTCAGTGCCAAGCTCAAGAACAAGCCGCAGCCGCTCTCCCTCTCCGGCAAGCGCAAGCGCAAGCTCTTCAAGAGATGGCGCCGA GAGCAGAAGGAGGCTTTGGAGAAGGGTATTGTGAGTATGGAGGATGTGGAGATGGCTGTTTCCCAAG GAACATCTGAAGAAACCGACAAAAACTCAACAAAATTTCACTTGAAGAAGAGTGTGAAGCTCAAACATTTGAAACGCAAAGGCAGCAGAG GTAAGAACAAAATCAAACCTTCCAAACAAGCTGCAGCTGAAGTTCCAGTGGAGGACGCCATGATAGAGTAA
- the LOC117933562 gene encoding D-xylose-proton symporter-like 2 isoform X1: MADLEQPSLTSLGKVGKSSGEIDGMQEPLIDGVGSSENYSVAAAILPFLFPALGGLLYGYDIGATSCALISIESSSLSGISWYDLSSVQIGLTTSGSLYGALIGSVLAFNIADFFGRRRELILAALLYLVGALVTAVAPSFVIMVIGRFVFGIGIGLSMHAAPMYIAETAPTQIRGRLISLKEFFIVLGMVVGYTVGSLLVDMVSGWRYMYGVSSPLSVIMGIGMWWLPASPRWLLLRAIQGKGNMQDLKENAIFCLCRLRGPAIGDSAPAQVDGILDELSSSEETKEASLGEMFHGKCLKALIIGGGLVLFQQITGQPSVLYYAASILESAGFSGASDATRVSILVGLLKLIMTAVAVLVVDKVGRRPLLLGGVSGIVISLFLLGSYYIYLGDVPAVAVIALLLYVGCYQLSFGPIGWLMISEIFPLRVRGRGLSIAVLVNFGANAIVTFSFSPLKALLGAGVLFYGFGVIAVLSLLFIFFFIPETKGLSLEEIEAKLL; this comes from the exons ATGGCAGATCTTGAGCAGCCCAGCCTCACCTCTCTTGGAAAG GTGGGAAAATCATCCGGGGAAATAGATGGAATGCAGGAGCCTCTCATCGATGGGGTTGGCTCATCGGAGAACTATTCTGTTGCTGCTGCTATCCTTCC ATTTCTATTCCCAGCCCTTGGAGGACTACTATACGGCTATGACATTGGTGCCACATCTTGTGCTCTAATTTCTATAGAG TCATCTTCATTAAGTGGAATCTCATGGTACGACTTGTCTTCTGTGCAAATTGGTCTCACA ACTAGTGGCTCATTATATGGTGCCTTGATTGGCTCTGTCTTGGCTTTTAATATTGCCGACTTCTTTG GAAGAAGGAGGGAGTTGATTCTTGCTGCTTTACTGTATCTTGTTGGAGCTCTAGTAACAGCAGTGGCACCTAGCTTCGTTATTATGGTGATTGGGCGTTTTGTATTTGGTATAGGAATTGGACTG TCAATGCATGCGGCCCCGATGTACATTGCTGAGACTGCTCCAACTCAAATACGAGGTCGACTAATCTCTCTCAAAGAGTTTTTTATAGTTTTGGGGATGGTT GTAGGCTATACAGTTGGTAGCCTTTTAGTTGACATGGTTTCCGGTTGGCGCTATATGTATGGAGTTAGTAGTCCTTTATCAGTGATTATGGGAATCGGAATGTGGTGGCTTCCAGCATCGCCTAGATGGTTACTTTTACGTGCTATACAGGGAAAAGGCAATATGCAGGATTTAAAAGAGAATGCCATATTTTGCTTGTGTCGGTTGAGGGGTCCAGCTATTGGGGATTCAGCTCCTGCTCAAGTAGATGGGATTCTAGATGAGCTTTCATCCAGCGAGGAAACAAAAGAAGCTTCACTTGGGGAAATGTTCCATGGAAAATGCTTGAAAGCCCTTATCATTGGTGGAGGATTAGTCTTATTTCAGCAG ATTACAGGGCAACCAAGTGTGCTATATTATGCGGCATCAATCCTTGAG AGTGCAGGATTCTCAGGAGCATCTGATGCAACACGTGTATCGATATTAGTTGGTTTATTGAAG ttGATTATGACTGCAGTGGCCGTCCTTGTTGTTGATAAAGTTGGAAGAAGACCTTTACTACTTGGAGGTGTTTCTGGCATC gTAATCTCATTATTCCTTCTGGGATCATATTATATTTACTTAGGTGATGTGCCTGCTGTGGCGGTGATTGCTCTGCTGTTGTATGTTGGGTGCTATCAG TTATCCTTCGGTCCTATTGGTTGGTTGATGATTTCCGAAATTTTCCCCTTACGTGTGAGAGGGCGAGGACTAAGCATTGCAGTGCTCGTGAACTTTGGTGCAAATGCAATAGTAACATTTTCGTTTTCCCCTCTGAAG GCACTGCTGGGAGCTGGAGTTTTGTTTTATGGATTTGGAGTCATAGCTGTGTTGTCTCTTCTTTTCATATTCTTCTTTATACCTGAAACAAAGGGACTCAGTCTTGAAGAAATTGAAGCCAAACTCCTCTAA